A part of Desulfofundulus salinus genomic DNA contains:
- a CDS encoding propanediol/glycerol family dehydratase medium subunit, protein MVDNALIEKIVEQVIQEMSRLQSSGYAEKVDRASAAPVTGQGLVLAEKGEARPGTDRSEVVIGLAPAFGDKFTRTIIGLPHADVLREIMAGIEEEGCRARVIRVRKTSDVAFVAHEAAKLSGSGIGIGIQSRGTTVIHQKDLPPLSNLELFPQSPLLDLETYRAIGRNAARYAKGENPDPVPVRNDQMARPKYQARAAVMHIKETQFVVPGASSTELEPRFH, encoded by the coding sequence ATGGTGGACAACGCCCTGATTGAGAAGATCGTGGAGCAGGTAATACAGGAAATGTCACGCTTGCAGAGCAGCGGGTATGCGGAGAAGGTGGACAGGGCTTCAGCTGCTCCAGTGACAGGGCAAGGGCTGGTCCTGGCAGAGAAGGGGGAAGCACGGCCCGGCACTGACCGCAGTGAAGTGGTAATCGGCCTTGCCCCCGCATTTGGCGATAAATTCACCAGGACTATTATCGGCCTGCCTCATGCGGATGTTTTGCGTGAAATCATGGCCGGTATTGAAGAAGAGGGCTGCCGCGCCCGTGTGATAAGAGTCAGGAAGACATCGGACGTGGCCTTCGTAGCTCATGAGGCGGCCAAACTTTCGGGTTCCGGTATCGGTATCGGAATTCAATCCCGCGGCACGACAGTGATTCACCAGAAGGACCTTCCTCCTTTAAGCAACCTGGAACTGTTTCCGCAGTCACCTCTCCTGGACCTGGAGACGTACAGGGCTATCGGGCGGAACGCGGCCCGTTACGCCAAGGGTGAAAACCCGGATCCGGTGCCGGTCCGCAACGATCAAATGGCCCGGCCCAAGTACCAGGCCCGGGCGGCGGTTATGCACATCAAAGAAACACAGTTTGTGGTGCCCGGAGCCAGTTCTACAGAACTGGAACCCCGGTTTCACTAA
- the yabQ gene encoding spore cortex biosynthesis protein YabQ: MTLAEQLNAFLLTLLIGLMSGFAYDLYRVLREMLRLRKTGTFVGDLLFWMFLLVLVFALLLVGNNGEVRFYVLLGLALGAGIYLIFFSLSARRLIYRTIFFLYRTIQIMVAGALALWRIFTFPFRVLFFLIVWPVVQVGRGLSLAGRGIGRAGKGFFGPPVHRFSSGLRARWQRFSSRWHPRGKH; encoded by the coding sequence ATGACTCTGGCGGAACAATTAAACGCCTTCCTTTTAACCCTGTTGATCGGTTTAATGTCCGGCTTTGCCTACGATCTTTACCGGGTTTTGCGGGAAATGCTCCGCCTCCGGAAGACCGGTACTTTTGTCGGTGATTTGCTTTTCTGGATGTTCCTGCTGGTGCTGGTGTTTGCCCTCTTACTGGTGGGCAATAACGGTGAAGTGCGCTTTTATGTTTTGCTGGGACTGGCCCTGGGGGCAGGGATATACCTGATCTTTTTTAGCCTTTCAGCCCGTCGTTTGATTTACCGGACTATATTTTTCTTATACCGTACGATCCAGATAATGGTCGCAGGAGCGCTGGCCCTCTGGCGTATATTTACTTTCCCCTTCCGCGTCCTTTTTTTCCTGATCGTCTGGCCCGTGGTCCAGGTGGGGCGCGGGTTAAGCCTGGCGGGCAGGGGAATCGGGCGGGCAGGTAAGGGTTTCTTTGGCCCTCCCGTTCACCGTTTTTCAAGCGGCCTGCGCGCCAGGTGGCAGCGGTTTAGCAGCCGGTGGCACCCGCGCGGTAAACATTAA
- a CDS encoding SpoIID/LytB domain-containing protein: protein MLKPVFTRAVIVTTLIGLLIAGCTRAAPRKPAPPAPGREPTISLYVNETGERKNIKLEDYVAGVVAAEMEPTWPVNALAAQAILARTFTMENIKAGRVKKLHGTDASTSVQEFQAYDPSRINDNVRQAVARTRGEVAMYRGDYIKAWFNACDGGVTASAAEGLAYTKTPTPYVRAGARDNCLSITTPENRHWERRIPLEQVRAAVIKIAGQDPGPITSVRIVRRGPSGRAEQLQIGKATVSGPALRLALGSEWVRSMLLTSARVEDNALVLTGKGYGHGVGMCQWGARLMAQQGRSPEDIVRFYFKDIEIRKLWQ, encoded by the coding sequence ATGTTGAAGCCTGTGTTCACCCGCGCAGTTATTGTCACCACCTTGATCGGTCTTTTAATTGCCGGTTGCACCAGGGCGGCACCCCGCAAACCGGCACCCCCTGCTCCCGGCCGGGAGCCTACCATCAGCCTCTATGTGAACGAAACCGGTGAAAGGAAAAACATAAAACTGGAAGACTATGTGGCCGGCGTAGTGGCGGCGGAAATGGAACCGACCTGGCCGGTCAATGCCCTGGCAGCCCAGGCCATTTTGGCCCGCACCTTTACCATGGAAAACATCAAGGCCGGACGGGTAAAGAAACTCCACGGCACCGATGCCTCTACCAGTGTCCAGGAGTTTCAGGCCTACGATCCCTCCCGCATTAACGATAACGTACGGCAGGCCGTGGCCCGCACCCGGGGGGAGGTGGCCATGTACAGGGGGGACTATATCAAGGCCTGGTTCAACGCCTGCGACGGTGGTGTGACCGCCTCTGCGGCCGAGGGGTTGGCCTACACCAAAACTCCCACGCCCTATGTGCGAGCAGGCGCGCGGGATAACTGTCTATCCATTACCACACCAGAAAACAGGCACTGGGAGAGGCGCATTCCCCTGGAACAGGTCCGGGCGGCAGTAATCAAGATTGCCGGACAGGATCCGGGGCCAATTACATCGGTGCGCATAGTGCGCCGCGGCCCCTCAGGCCGGGCCGAGCAGTTGCAGATTGGAAAGGCAACCGTGAGTGGCCCGGCACTCCGTCTGGCCCTGGGGAGCGAGTGGGTACGCTCCATGCTCCTTACCAGTGCCCGGGTAGAGGACAATGCCCTGGTCCTGACCGGGAAAGGATACGGACACGGTGTGGGCATGTGTCAGTGGGGGGCCAGGTTAATGGCCCAGCAGGGACGTTCTCCGGAGGATATCGTCCGCTTTTACTTCAAGGACATTGAAATTAGAAAGTTATGGCAGTAA
- a CDS encoding HU family DNA-binding protein translates to MNKAELISQVAEKTELTKKDAEKAVSAVLAAIEEALARGDKVQLVGFGTFEIRERAARKGRNPQTGEEIEIAAARVPVFKAGKALRDAVSAAT, encoded by the coding sequence ATGAACAAAGCAGAGCTCATTTCCCAGGTAGCAGAGAAAACAGAGCTGACTAAAAAGGATGCCGAAAAGGCTGTGAGTGCCGTGCTGGCCGCCATTGAGGAAGCTCTGGCCCGGGGGGATAAGGTTCAGCTGGTAGGTTTTGGTACCTTCGAAATTCGTGAACGGGCCGCCCGCAAGGGCCGCAATCCACAAACAGGGGAAGAAATCGAGATTGCAGCTGCCCGTGTCCCCGTATTCAAAGCCGGTAAAGCCCTGCGGGATGCAGTTTCAGCTGCTACATAA
- the pduB gene encoding propanediol utilization microcompartment protein PduB: MDEQLVQKVLEQVMKKVGAASSSAAASSAPASSSPVAEQVAGRGLTSLPTEFVGTAMGDTIGLVIANVDPLLHEKMGLDSRYRSIGILGGRVGAGPQIMAADEAVKATNTEVVAVELPRDTRGGAGHGSLIIFGAEEVSDARRAVEVALQELERTFGDVYANDAGHLEFQYTARASHALEKAFGAPLGRAFGLIVGAPAAIGVVCCDTAVKAAEVQVIGYASPAKGTSFTNEAILFISGDSGAVRQALIAAREVGITLLSTMGDKPQSLTRPYI; this comes from the coding sequence ATGGACGAGCAACTTGTCCAGAAGGTGCTGGAACAGGTGATGAAAAAAGTGGGGGCGGCCAGCAGCAGTGCTGCGGCATCCAGCGCGCCCGCCAGTTCCTCTCCTGTTGCCGAGCAGGTTGCAGGGAGGGGGTTGACTTCCTTACCTACCGAATTTGTCGGTACGGCCATGGGGGATACTATTGGTCTGGTTATTGCCAACGTTGATCCGTTGCTCCACGAGAAGATGGGGCTGGATAGCCGTTACCGGTCCATCGGCATCCTGGGCGGCCGGGTTGGTGCCGGTCCGCAGATCATGGCGGCGGATGAAGCGGTTAAGGCAACCAATACCGAGGTCGTGGCCGTTGAGCTGCCCCGGGATACCAGGGGCGGTGCCGGTCATGGCAGCCTCATTATCTTCGGAGCCGAGGAGGTTTCCGACGCCCGCCGGGCGGTGGAAGTCGCTCTGCAGGAGTTGGAGAGGACATTTGGTGACGTTTACGCTAATGACGCGGGCCACCTGGAGTTCCAGTACACCGCGCGGGCCAGCCATGCCCTGGAGAAGGCGTTTGGCGCGCCGCTGGGGCGGGCATTCGGCCTGATCGTAGGTGCACCTGCGGCCATCGGCGTGGTCTGCTGCGATACGGCGGTCAAGGCGGCGGAGGTACAGGTGATTGGTTACGCCAGCCCGGCCAAGGGGACAAGTTTTACCAACGAAGCCATCCTTTTCATCTCGGGTGACTCCGGTGCCGTCCGCCAGGCTCTTATTGCTGCCCGGGAAGTCGGGATCACCCTGCTCAGTACTATGGGAGACAAACCCCAATCCCTGACCAGACCCTATATTTAA
- a CDS encoding glycerol dehydratase reactivase beta/small subunit family protein, which yields MSSVYARWTGERPAVVLMCPGRNVSEALKREILLGLEEEGVPVVVQEGNGDAEELGHQAARISPLEVGIGLDSQGKAVIHHRKLRRHQPVFTVHLNLRPEAARIVGTNAARLVKVVPFKTM from the coding sequence ATGAGTTCTGTTTACGCCAGGTGGACGGGTGAACGCCCGGCGGTGGTCTTGATGTGTCCCGGCCGGAACGTTTCCGAGGCCCTGAAGCGGGAGATATTGCTGGGGCTGGAGGAAGAAGGTGTGCCGGTGGTGGTGCAGGAGGGAAACGGGGATGCTGAAGAACTGGGCCACCAGGCAGCTCGTATTTCCCCGCTCGAAGTAGGTATTGGTCTGGACAGCCAGGGTAAGGCCGTAATTCACCACCGCAAGCTCCGCCGCCACCAGCCCGTGTTCACCGTCCATCTCAATTTAAGGCCGGAAGCAGCACGGATAGTGGGCACAAATGCAGCGCGGCTGGTAAAAGTGGTGCCCTTCAAAACCATGTAA
- the eutM gene encoding ethanolamine utilization microcompartment protein EutM, whose product MTGEALGMVETRGLVPAIEAADAMVKAANVALIGYEKIGSGLVTVMVRGDVGAVKAATDAGAAAAKRVGEVVSVHVIPRPHTDVEKILPAPDKK is encoded by the coding sequence ATGACTGGAGAAGCGTTGGGCATGGTGGAGACGCGGGGACTGGTCCCGGCCATCGAAGCGGCGGACGCCATGGTAAAGGCGGCAAACGTAGCATTAATCGGTTACGAAAAGATCGGGTCCGGTCTGGTTACGGTCATGGTCCGGGGCGACGTGGGCGCAGTCAAGGCTGCCACTGATGCCGGTGCGGCTGCAGCCAAGCGGGTTGGAGAAGTAGTCTCCGTACACGTCATTCCGCGCCCGCACACCGACGTGGAGAAGATTTTGCCTGCACCAGATAAGAAGTAA
- the yabP gene encoding sporulation protein YabP, whose translation MEGKHKVILTDRKYLLVEGVRHVESFDDNEITLDTTMGFLTLKGEGLHITQLDLQKGNLTAEGFFASFLFQEDKGRGRVKGKNVLKRLLK comes from the coding sequence ATGGAAGGTAAGCATAAAGTAATTTTGACCGACCGCAAGTACCTGCTGGTTGAAGGCGTGCGGCACGTGGAGAGCTTTGACGATAACGAGATCACCCTGGACACCACCATGGGGTTTTTGACCTTGAAGGGCGAAGGTTTGCATATCACCCAGCTGGACCTTCAAAAAGGCAACTTGACCGCCGAGGGGTTCTTCGCCAGCTTCTTATTCCAGGAAGACAAAGGCAGGGGGCGGGTCAAAGGAAAAAACGTGTTGAAACGGCTGTTAAAGTAA
- a CDS encoding glycerol dehydrogenase, with product MIAPSRYVQGAGALAEIGEHVSRLGKKVFVTGGKTALAQTRESIEKSCGEKGVACVFETFRGECCDSEIDRLKAAAVSAGCDVVMAVGGGKAIDAGKAVAALMKVPVVIVPTIAATDAPCSALSVIYTEEGVFDRYFILPQNPNLVLVDTSIIARAPVRFLVAGMGDALATWFEAASCAQASARNIPGGRTTTAALRLARLCYEILIEYGEQARLAVERGVVTPAVEKIVEANTLLSGIGFESSGLAAAHAIHDGLTVLEETHHAYHGEKVSFGTLAHLVLEDHPREEMEEVLDFCIRVGLPITLAQLGVKEPSPEKIRRVASKVCEPGMMIHNMPFPVTPDMVYDAILAADAIGQAYLRRQGITVE from the coding sequence ATGATCGCTCCCAGCAGGTATGTCCAGGGAGCGGGTGCACTGGCGGAAATCGGTGAGCATGTGAGCAGGCTGGGCAAAAAGGTCTTTGTGACCGGCGGCAAAACTGCTTTGGCCCAGACCAGGGAAAGCATTGAAAAAAGTTGCGGGGAAAAGGGTGTTGCTTGCGTATTTGAGACGTTCCGTGGCGAGTGTTGCGATTCCGAGATTGACCGGTTGAAAGCGGCGGCTGTTTCTGCAGGATGTGACGTGGTGATGGCGGTGGGTGGCGGCAAGGCTATCGATGCCGGTAAAGCCGTTGCCGCTCTGATGAAGGTGCCGGTTGTAATTGTGCCAACCATTGCAGCTACCGATGCTCCATGCAGCGCTTTATCTGTAATTTATACCGAAGAGGGAGTTTTCGACCGCTATTTCATACTACCGCAAAACCCCAACCTTGTGCTGGTAGATACTTCAATTATTGCCAGGGCACCGGTACGTTTCCTGGTAGCGGGGATGGGTGATGCGCTGGCAACCTGGTTTGAAGCAGCCTCCTGTGCACAGGCATCTGCCCGGAATATACCTGGCGGCCGGACCACCACTGCTGCCCTGCGGCTGGCACGGCTGTGCTATGAAATTCTAATCGAGTATGGGGAGCAGGCCAGGCTGGCTGTCGAGCGCGGGGTAGTGACTCCGGCGGTGGAAAAAATAGTTGAAGCCAATACTTTACTTTCGGGGATTGGTTTTGAGAGCTCCGGTCTGGCCGCTGCTCATGCCATTCACGATGGCCTGACGGTGCTGGAAGAGACACACCACGCGTACCACGGAGAAAAGGTGTCATTTGGGACCCTGGCCCACCTGGTGCTGGAGGATCACCCGAGGGAAGAGATGGAGGAAGTGCTTGATTTCTGTATCCGCGTGGGTCTTCCCATTACGCTCGCACAGCTGGGGGTGAAAGAACCTTCACCGGAGAAAATCCGGAGAGTGGCCAGCAAAGTGTGTGAACCGGGGATGATGATTCACAATATGCCCTTCCCGGTCACGCCGGACATGGTTTATGATGCCATCCTGGCTGCTGATGCCATTGGCCAGGCTTACCTGCGCCGGCAAGGTATCACTGTTGAATAA
- a CDS encoding diol dehydratase reactivase subunit alpha has translation MTIIAGVDIGNNSTEVALAKVEAGGRVSFLASSLVPTTGIKGTVDNVPGVKRALEEAVARAGCRLSDISLLRLNEATPVIADVAMEAITETVITESTMIGHNPATPGGTGLGVGTTVPVDQLPSCAPGDRVVAVVPASITYDTAARLINQALDKGVDVQGAIAQRDDGVLIYNRVKKPIPVVDEVQYLERVPLSMRAAVEVAPPGGVIQTLSNPYGIATVFELTPEETRNVVPVARALTGNRSAVVIKTPAGDVKERRIPAGRVILEGEKGRAEVDLEEGAGQIMAALDRMAPLMDASGTPGTNVGGMLEKVRQVMADLSGQSRDEVRIRDILAVDTLVPQRVVGGLAGEFSNENAVALAAMVRTSRFPMEEIARRLEAELGFRVEVGGVEAQMAILGALTTPGVDRPVAILDLGGGSTDAAFINQEGKLSFVHLAGAGELVTMLIASELGLEDRHLAEEIKRYPLAKVESLFHIRMEDGTVVFYDQALDPGVFGRVVVVKEGSELVPVPVSESVEKIRAVRRSAKEKVFVTNAFRALSQVAPGQNIRLIDFVVLVGGSALDFEVPHLISDALAHYGVVTGRANIRGTEGPRNAVATGLVLSAVDGRVGGTRR, from the coding sequence ATGACGATCATTGCAGGGGTCGATATCGGTAACAATTCAACAGAAGTAGCTCTGGCTAAGGTAGAGGCGGGCGGACGGGTCAGTTTCCTGGCCAGTTCGCTCGTTCCCACTACCGGTATCAAGGGGACAGTAGATAACGTCCCCGGTGTGAAGCGGGCCCTGGAAGAAGCTGTCGCCCGGGCCGGCTGCCGCCTGAGCGATATTTCTTTATTGCGCTTGAATGAGGCAACGCCCGTAATCGCGGATGTGGCCATGGAGGCTATTACCGAGACGGTAATTACGGAATCAACCATGATCGGGCACAACCCGGCCACTCCGGGCGGCACCGGTTTGGGAGTGGGTACGACAGTTCCTGTGGACCAGTTGCCGTCCTGCGCCCCGGGTGACCGTGTGGTAGCCGTGGTCCCGGCCAGTATTACCTATGATACTGCTGCCCGCCTGATCAACCAGGCGCTGGATAAAGGTGTTGATGTACAGGGGGCTATTGCCCAGCGGGATGACGGGGTGCTCATTTATAACAGGGTTAAAAAGCCCATTCCGGTGGTCGACGAGGTGCAATATCTCGAGCGGGTCCCGCTTTCCATGCGTGCGGCGGTGGAAGTGGCCCCGCCCGGCGGCGTGATTCAAACCTTGTCAAACCCTTATGGTATCGCTACGGTATTCGAGCTTACGCCCGAAGAAACCCGGAATGTGGTGCCCGTAGCCCGGGCACTCACCGGCAATCGCTCTGCAGTGGTAATTAAAACACCTGCCGGGGATGTAAAGGAACGCCGCATTCCGGCCGGCCGTGTGATCCTGGAGGGTGAGAAGGGCCGGGCGGAGGTGGACCTGGAGGAGGGGGCCGGGCAGATCATGGCCGCTCTGGACCGGATGGCTCCACTCATGGATGCCAGCGGTACTCCGGGTACCAACGTGGGTGGCATGTTGGAAAAAGTCCGGCAGGTGATGGCTGATTTAAGCGGCCAGTCCAGGGATGAAGTTCGGATCAGGGATATTCTCGCTGTCGACACGCTTGTTCCCCAGAGGGTGGTTGGCGGGCTGGCCGGGGAGTTTTCCAATGAAAATGCAGTGGCCCTGGCGGCAATGGTCAGGACCAGCCGGTTTCCCATGGAAGAGATTGCCCGCCGGCTGGAAGCTGAGCTGGGCTTCCGGGTTGAGGTTGGCGGAGTGGAGGCCCAGATGGCCATCCTGGGTGCCTTGACTACTCCGGGGGTCGACCGCCCGGTAGCCATTCTGGACCTGGGTGGTGGTTCCACTGACGCAGCCTTTATCAATCAGGAAGGCAAATTGAGTTTTGTTCACCTGGCAGGAGCCGGTGAACTGGTAACCATGCTCATTGCTTCCGAGTTGGGGTTGGAAGACCGCCACCTGGCAGAGGAAATCAAGCGCTACCCGCTGGCGAAAGTGGAAAGCCTGTTCCACATCCGTATGGAAGATGGAACTGTGGTTTTCTATGACCAGGCTCTGGACCCCGGTGTTTTCGGCCGGGTCGTGGTGGTTAAAGAAGGGAGCGAGCTGGTTCCCGTCCCTGTGAGTGAATCAGTCGAGAAGATCCGTGCGGTGCGCCGGTCGGCCAAGGAGAAAGTTTTTGTAACCAATGCTTTTAGAGCTCTGAGCCAGGTGGCCCCGGGACAAAACATCAGGCTTATTGATTTTGTGGTTCTTGTGGGCGGGTCTGCCCTGGACTTTGAAGTACCGCACCTCATATCTGATGCGCTGGCCCATTATGGTGTGGTTACGGGGCGGGCCAACATCCGGGGTACCGAAGGGCCTCGTAACGCGGTGGCCACGGGCCTGGTTCTGTCTGCAGTTGATGGTCGGGTTGGGGGTACACGCAGATGA
- a CDS encoding propanediol/glycerol family dehydratase large subunit, whose amino-acid sequence MAKRSKRFEVLANRPVNQDGFVAEWPEVGLIAMNSPLDPKPSLKIENGRVVEMDGKRREDFDMIEQFIADYFIDVNVAPEVMAMDSAQIARMVVDINVPREEIARLAQGMTPAKVVEVLGHMNIVEIMMGMMKMRARKTPANQCHVTNLRDNPVQIAADAAEAALRGFAEQETTVGVVRYAPFNALALLVGSQTGRGGVLTQCALEEATELQLGMRGLTSYAETISVYGTEQVFVDGDDTPWSKAFLASAYASRGLKMRFTSGTGSEVQMGYAEGKSMLYLEARCVMLTKGAGVQGLQNGSISCIGVPGAVPSGIRAVAAENLITMMLDLEVASGNDQTFSHSDIRRTARMLPQFAAGTDFIFSGYSAVPNYDNMFAGSNFDIEDMDDYLLLQRDLMVDGGVRPVSEEEVVAVRNRAARALQAVFKELGLPEITDEEVEAATYAHGSEDMPPRKVPEDLKAAQDMIARGVTGLDVVKALAKHGFEDIAQNILNMLKQRVSGDYLHTSAILDQNFHVISAVNDLNDYRGPGTGYRLSKERWEEIKNIAQALRPEDMEI is encoded by the coding sequence ATGGCTAAACGTTCCAAACGTTTCGAGGTTCTGGCCAACAGGCCGGTCAACCAGGACGGGTTTGTGGCGGAATGGCCGGAAGTGGGCCTGATAGCCATGAACAGTCCTTTAGATCCAAAGCCCAGCCTGAAGATCGAAAACGGCCGGGTTGTGGAGATGGACGGTAAGCGCCGTGAAGATTTCGATATGATCGAACAATTTATTGCTGATTATTTCATCGATGTTAATGTTGCTCCGGAAGTAATGGCCATGGATTCCGCGCAGATTGCCAGGATGGTCGTGGACATCAATGTGCCTCGCGAAGAAATCGCCAGGCTGGCTCAGGGCATGACCCCGGCCAAAGTGGTCGAAGTTCTGGGGCACATGAACATCGTGGAAATCATGATGGGCATGATGAAAATGCGTGCCCGGAAGACGCCGGCCAATCAGTGCCACGTCACCAATTTGCGGGACAACCCGGTGCAAATCGCGGCGGACGCAGCAGAAGCCGCCCTGCGGGGATTTGCCGAGCAGGAAACCACCGTGGGTGTGGTCCGCTACGCTCCTTTCAACGCCCTGGCCCTGCTGGTGGGTTCCCAGACGGGACGTGGCGGCGTGCTCACCCAGTGTGCTCTGGAAGAAGCTACTGAGTTGCAGCTCGGAATGCGCGGTCTTACCTCCTATGCGGAAACTATTTCCGTGTACGGTACAGAGCAGGTGTTTGTTGACGGTGATGATACGCCATGGTCCAAAGCATTCCTGGCATCGGCTTATGCTTCCCGCGGTCTGAAGATGCGCTTTACGTCCGGTACCGGTTCGGAGGTGCAGATGGGCTACGCTGAGGGCAAGTCCATGCTCTACCTGGAAGCCCGCTGCGTAATGCTCACCAAGGGTGCTGGTGTGCAGGGACTGCAAAACGGTTCTATCAGCTGCATCGGCGTACCGGGTGCTGTGCCTTCAGGTATTCGTGCGGTGGCGGCTGAGAACCTGATCACCATGATGCTGGACCTGGAAGTGGCTTCCGGTAACGACCAGACCTTTTCCCACTCGGATATACGGCGGACTGCCCGCATGCTGCCGCAATTCGCAGCAGGCACGGACTTCATCTTCTCTGGTTACAGCGCAGTACCCAACTACGACAACATGTTTGCAGGGTCCAACTTTGATATTGAAGACATGGACGACTACCTGCTCCTGCAGCGGGACCTGATGGTGGACGGCGGGGTGCGGCCGGTCAGCGAGGAGGAAGTTGTTGCCGTACGCAACCGGGCGGCCAGGGCGCTGCAGGCGGTGTTCAAGGAGCTGGGTCTGCCCGAAATCACCGACGAAGAAGTTGAAGCCGCGACTTACGCGCACGGTTCCGAAGATATGCCACCCCGCAAGGTGCCGGAAGACCTTAAGGCTGCTCAGGATATGATAGCACGCGGCGTAACCGGGCTGGATGTGGTTAAAGCCCTGGCCAAGCACGGCTTTGAAGATATCGCGCAAAATATACTCAACATGCTCAAGCAAAGGGTATCCGGTGACTACCTGCATACCTCCGCAATTCTGGATCAGAATTTCCATGTCATTTCTGCAGTAAATGATCTAAACGACTACCGGGGTCCAGGAACCGGTTACCGTTTGAGCAAGGAGCGCTGGGAGGAAATTAAGAATATTGCCCAGGCTCTGCGGCCCGAAGATATGGAAATCTAG
- a CDS encoding diol dehydratase small subunit produces MDARYIEQLVREVLKQMSNVAGEENTPAAEAGTQAGKTGCALHPGKDYPLAEKRPELIRTATGKKLEDLTIENVLNGKITPQDVRITADALLMQARIAEACGRKQLAQNFRRAAELTGVPDERILEIYNALRPYRSTRAELLAIADELEHKYGARINAAFVREAADVYERRGRLRTA; encoded by the coding sequence ATGGATGCGCGTTATATAGAGCAACTGGTGCGTGAGGTTCTCAAGCAGATGAGCAACGTGGCCGGCGAGGAAAATACGCCGGCGGCGGAAGCTGGCACTCAGGCGGGGAAAACCGGGTGTGCCCTGCACCCCGGGAAGGATTACCCGCTGGCAGAGAAGCGGCCTGAATTGATACGTACTGCCACAGGCAAGAAGCTGGAAGATCTAACCATTGAAAACGTCTTGAACGGCAAAATTACACCCCAGGACGTGCGGATCACGGCAGACGCTCTGCTCATGCAGGCCCGGATTGCTGAAGCCTGCGGCCGCAAGCAGCTTGCTCAAAATTTCCGGCGGGCTGCAGAGTTGACCGGGGTGCCCGACGAGCGCATCCTGGAGATTTACAACGCTTTGAGGCCGTACAGGTCGACCAGGGCTGAGCTCCTGGCCATCGCCGACGAACTGGAGCACAAGTACGGTGCCAGGATCAATGCAGCTTTTGTGCGGGAAGCGGCCGATGTCTATGAGCGCCGCGGGCGGCTGCGGACTGCATAA
- the pduL gene encoding phosphate propanoyltransferase gives MAQVQRRQAAEREILRVPVGVSARHVHLAPEHVEALFGPGYSLTPIRELQPGQYAAKECVTVVGPRGVLQNVRVLGPPRGQTQVEISRTDSYLLGIDPPVRDSGDLSGTPGAVLVGPRGAINLEEGVILAWRHIHMPADVAERWGLKDRELVRVRTEGLRRVVFDRVLVRVSPAYRLEIHIDTDEANAAGLKNGDYVQVIIDD, from the coding sequence GTGGCGCAGGTCCAGCGCCGGCAGGCGGCGGAACGCGAAATCCTGCGGGTGCCGGTGGGAGTATCAGCGCGTCACGTCCATCTGGCACCGGAGCATGTCGAGGCACTTTTCGGCCCCGGGTATAGCCTGACTCCCATCAGGGAACTGCAACCCGGCCAGTACGCTGCGAAGGAATGTGTAACAGTTGTCGGGCCGCGGGGCGTGCTTCAGAACGTCCGTGTCCTGGGTCCACCGAGGGGACAAACACAGGTGGAAATCTCCCGTACCGATTCTTACCTTCTGGGGATTGACCCTCCGGTCCGGGATTCGGGCGACCTCTCCGGAACACCCGGGGCGGTTCTGGTTGGTCCCAGGGGGGCCATCAACCTGGAGGAGGGTGTAATACTGGCCTGGCGTCACATACACATGCCTGCCGATGTAGCTGAACGTTGGGGGCTCAAAGACAGGGAACTGGTACGGGTGCGCACGGAAGGGTTGCGAAGGGTAGTTTTCGACCGGGTACTGGTACGTGTATCACCCGCATACCGCCTTGAAATCCATATCGATACCGATGAAGCCAACGCGGCCGGTCTTAAAAACGGGGATTACGTACAGGTGATCATCGATGATTAA